The genomic segment GGTGGTGGCAGGTCCGTGAGGGTTTCGTGGTGGTCGCGGGGGACCACCAGGACGTGGCCGTGGAAGACCGGGCGGGTGTCCAGGAAGGCGACGCCGTCCGGGGTGTCGGTGACCAGGAACGCCGGGGTCGAGCCGGCGACGATTCCGCAAAACACGCATCCCGCCATCCGGGCAGAGTAGCCGCAGGCTAGCGTCACGATGATGAACTACGGCTTCGAGACGCTCGCCATCCACGCCGGCCAGGACCCGGACCCCCGGACCGGTGCGGTGGTGCCGCCGATATACCAGACCAGCACGTACGCCCAGGATGCCGTGGGCGCGCCGCGGCTGGGGTACGAGTACAGCCGGTCCGGGAACCCGACCCGGGACGCGCTGCAGGAGTGCCTGGCCGCGATCGAGGGCGGGCGGGTCGGGCTCGCGTTCGCCAGCGGGCTGGCCGCCGAGGACGCCCTGATCCGCACCGTCTGCGCGCCCGGCGACCACGTGATCATCCCGGACGACGCGTACGGCGGCACCTACCGGCTCTTCGCGAAGGTCGCGCAGCGGTGGGGGCTGACCTTCACGGCCGCGAAGATCTCCCACCCCGACGCGGTACGGGCGGCCGTCCGGCCCGGCCAGACGAAGATCATCTGGGTGGAGACGCCGACCAACCCGCTGCTCGGCATCGCCGACATCGCGGCGCTGGCCGGCATCGCCCACGAGACCGGCGCGCTGCTCGCCGTCGACAACACCTTCGCCTCGCCGTACCTGCAGCAGCCGCTCGGGCTCGGCGCCGACGTGGTGATCCACTCCACCACCAAATACCTCGGCGGCCACTCCGACGTGGTCGGCGGCGCGCTGATCACCGCCGACGCCGGGCTCGGCGCCGAACTGGCCTACCACCAGAACGCGATGGGCGCCATCAACGGCCCCTTCGACGGCTGGCTCACCCTGCGCGGAATCAAGACCCTCGGGGTACGGATGGACCGGCACTGCGACAACGCCGAGCGGATCGC from the Solwaraspora sp. WMMD1047 genome contains:
- a CDS encoding cystathionine gamma-synthase produces the protein MNYGFETLAIHAGQDPDPRTGAVVPPIYQTSTYAQDAVGAPRLGYEYSRSGNPTRDALQECLAAIEGGRVGLAFASGLAAEDALIRTVCAPGDHVIIPDDAYGGTYRLFAKVAQRWGLTFTAAKISHPDAVRAAVRPGQTKIIWVETPTNPLLGIADIAALAGIAHETGALLAVDNTFASPYLQQPLGLGADVVIHSTTKYLGGHSDVVGGALITADAGLGAELAYHQNAMGAINGPFDGWLTLRGIKTLGVRMDRHCDNAERIAEYLTSHSAVAQVLYPGLSEHPGHETAAKQMRRYGGMISFRAAGGEAAALRICERTRLFVLAESLGGVESLIEHPGRMTHASVAGSALEVPADLVRLSVGIETADDLLADLEQALG